Below is a genomic region from Parus major isolate Abel chromosome 22, Parus_major1.1, whole genome shotgun sequence.
NNNNNNNNNNNNNNNNNNNNNNNNNNNNNNNNNNNNNNNNNNNNNNNNNNNNNNNNNNNNNNNNNNNNNNNNNNNNNNNNNNNNNNNNNNNNNNNNNNNNNNNNNNNNNNNNNNNNNNNNNNNNNNNNNNNNNNNNNNNNNNNNNNNNNNNNNNNNNNNNNNNNNNNNNNNNNNNNNNNNNNNNNNNNNNNNNNNNNNNNNNNNNNNNNNNNNNNNNNNNNNNNNNNNNNNNNNNNNNNNNNNNNNNNNNNNNNNNNNNNNNNNNNNNNNNNNNNNNNNNNNNNNCGCAGCGACCGTGCCCGGGCCTGGCTGCACCTCCAGAGCCCCCGGTGTGCCCGTGCCCCCCGTCCCCACAGCCAGTGCCCGGTCCCCTCCGCCGCAGCCCTCCCGTAGCCCGGATTTCGCTCCCATGGCAAAGCCGGCCCTGCAGGAATTGGGTAAGTGGAGCTATTGCAACACAGCATTTTTCCATACATTTGCTATATAACTCGGAGGGTTTTAAAGATAGCATCAGTTGGCACACTTAGCACGAAACCACCTAATTACTGACGCCTTGGAAGTGCCAAACTTTTAAAGGGGGGAGGTGAGGTTAAAATCACAGGCGACCAACAAGTGTTACCTGTTTTTAAAGTATTCCAAGCGCTGTTCTCCACGGCAGTCAGGACATGGGAAGAGGGTGGCTCGGGGCAGTGCCATTCCCTCTGTCACCGTTGCCACCACACCGAGGAGCTGGAGGCTTCTGAAGCCCCCCCACCCTGACCCTATCCTTCCTACCAAACTCCACTGCCTGGCACTGTGGCTTTCCCCGCACAGCTCCCATCCCGTTCCTGCGCCAGCCCCGGCTGCGGGATGGGGTTTGTGGCCGGTCCCGGTCTCcactggaggaaaaaacctcCCGGTATGAGCCTGGCTCTGAACAGCCCCGGGGACGGCCGCAGGGTCAGGCACGGCGGGGGCGGGCTGTCCCCGCTCCCCCGCTGCTTCCCGGGAGAAATGATCCGGGCTGGAAAGGCTAGAGCCTGCCCTCCGCACGGGGACGGCACCGCTCGGCTCGGGGAGTGCAGCGCAGAGGGGAAGACCCCCGGTCCGGTGCACCGTGCCAGGTGCCCTGTGCAGGGTGCCCTGCGTCCAATGCCCGGTGCAGGATGGCTGATGCACGGCCGGTCCCCTGAGCTCGGTGACAAGTGCAGGATGCCCGGCGCCCTGCGCGGAGCTCCCGGTGCTCGGGACAGGATGCCCGGTACCCCTTTTCCGGCGCAGCGTGCCTGGTACCGGTGCAGGATACCCAGTGCTTGGTGCAGGAAGCCCGGTACCCCTTATCCAGTGCGGGATGTCCAGGTTCCGGTCCCCATTCCCCGGTGCAAGATGCAGGGTACCGGGTACCCCTTTCCCGGTGTAGTATGCCTGGTGACCGGTCCCCTTTGCCCGACGTCCGGCGCCCTGTCCCCCTTGCCCGGTGCATGATGCCCCGTTCCCGGTCCCCCTAGCCCGGTATCCGGTGCCCGGTCCCCCTGGGCTGGTACAGGGTCTCCGGTCCCCCTCTCCCGGTCCCCTGTCCCCCGTCCCCGGGCGCGCCGGCCCCGCTTCCTGCTCTCTCCAACGTTCCATTGTGCGGAGCTTCCATTGTGACGTCTCGGCCTCGGCTCGGCTTTGTCTGTCCATATATGGGCAGCTACGTCACGGAGCGCTCCCGCATAAAGGCCCCGCGGAGTCCCCGGCGGAGCAGTCGGGCGGCAGCGAAGGAACCGGCGAGCGGAGCGGGGCCGAGcgcggggggagcggggccggggctgggagCCGGcgagagagacagagagagagagagaggaggggtNNNNNNNNNNNNNNNNNNNNNNNNNNNNNNNNNNNNNNNNNNNNNNNNNNNNNNNNNNNNNNNNNNNNNNNNNNNNNNNNNNNNNNNNNNNNNNNNNNNNNNNNNNNNNNNNNNNNNNNNNNNNNNNNNNNNNNNNNNNNNNNNNNNNNNNNNNNNNNNNNNNNNNNNNNNNNNNNNNNNNNNNNNNNNNNNNNNNNNNNNNNNNNNNNNNNNNNNNNNNNNNNNNNNNNNNNNNNNNNNNNNNNNNNNNNNNNNNNNNNNNNNNNNNNNNNNNNNNNNNNNNNNNNNNNNNNNNNNNNNNNNNNNNNNNNNNNNNNNNNNNNNNNNNNNNNNNNNNNNNNNNNNNNNNNNNNNNNNNNNNNNNNNNNNNNNNNNNNNNNNNNNNNNNNNNNNNNNNNNNNNNNNNNNNNNNNNNNNNNNNNNNNNNNNNNNNNNNNNNNNNNNNNNNNNNNNNNNNNNNNNNNNNNNNNNNNNNNNNNNNNNNNNNNNNNNNNNNNNNNNNNNNNNNNNNNNNNNNNNNNNNNNNNNNNNNNNNNNNNNNNNNNNNNNNNNNNNNNNNNNNNNNNNNNNNNNNNNNNNNNNNNNNNNNNNNNNNNNNNNNNNNNNNNNNNNNNNNNNNNNNNNNNNNNNNNNNNNNNNNNNNNNNNNNNNNNNNNNNNNNNNNNNNNNNNNNNNNNNNNNNNNNNNNNNNNNNNNNNNNNNNNNNNNNNNNNNNNNNNNNNNNNNNNNNNNNNNNNNNNNNNNNNNNNNNNNNNNNNNNNNNNNNNNNNNNNNNNNNNNNNNNNNNNNNNNNNNNNNNNNNNNNNNNNNNNNNNNNNNNNNNNNNNNNNNNNNNNNNNNNNNNNNNNNNNNNNNNNNNNNNNNNNNNNNNNNNNNNNNNNNNNNNNNNNNNNNNNNNNNNNNNNNNNNNNNNNNNNNNNNNNNNNNNNNNNNNNNNNNNNNNNNNNNNNNNNNNNNNNNNNNNNNNNNNNNNNNGCGGCGCCGACTTTCCCGGAGCGCGGGGTTGGGGGAAATGGGGGGAGgacaggagagagggaggatCTGGGGGGCACAGGTGAGCGCCgagggcggcgggggcgggTGCTCCCCGCGTGTCCCCGCTCCCGCTCGGAGCCCCGCCAGGCTAAACGCCCCCCCCCTCCCATCCCCGTGTTTCTCCTCGCCGGGGCTCGGCGCAGGGAAGGCGGCGAGTTGGTAACGGCGTCGGCGGCCGCAGCCCCGGCTCCGCGGAGTGCCCATCGCTGCCGGGGCTGGACGGGGAGGAAGCCTACCTGTAGCCGCAGGTACCTCCTTCCTCCGGCGGCGCGGCGGTGGGGTGTCCCCCCCACCCACCCCAGGCAGCATCTCGCGGGGGCGGCGCGGGCGGCCCCGCATCGTCGGGACCCCCGGCAGGCAGCGCCGCATATGCGGGGTGGAAGCAGCGAGGGGAAGGGGGCGAGCGGGCCGAGGGGAACCGGTGCATCTCCGCTCCCCGGAGCATCCCCCGGTGCATCCCCGGTGCTCCCTCCCGGGCCCTCCCGGCTCACCCTGCCCCGCTTCTCTCGCACTTTGCAGATAATGTTATGGACATTGGCTTAGCGAACGAAAAGGCCGGTCAGGAATTGTCCTCCTACTCGGGCACTTTTCAACCCGCCCCGGGCAACAAGACTGTCACCTACCTGGGGAAATTCGCTTTCGACTCGCCCTCCAACTGGTGCCAGGACAACATCATCAGCCTGATGAGCGCCGGCATCCTGGGGGTGCCGCCGTCCTCGGGCGCGCTCACCAGCACGCAGAGCTCGGCGGGCAGCATGGGGCCGCCGCAGGGCGAGGTGGACCAGATGTACCCCGCGCTGCCGCCCTACTCCTCCTGCAGTGACCTCTACCCAGAGCCCGTCTCCTTCCACGACCCCCAGAGCAACCCTGGCCTCACCTACTCCCCCCAGGATTACCAGGCGGCCAAGCCCGCCTTGGACAGCAACCTCTTCCCCATGATCCCAGACTATAACCTCTACCACCACCCCAACGACATGGGCACCATCACGGAGCACAAACCCTTCCAGAGCTTGGACCCCATCCGTGTCAACCCGCCCCCCATAACCCCGCTGGAGACCATCAAGGCCTTCAAGGACAAGCAGATCCACCCGGGTTTTGGGGGGCTGCCGCAGCCGCCCCTCACCCTCAAGCCCATCCGACCCCGCAAGTATCCCAACCGGCCCAGCAAGACGCCGCTCCACGAGCGGCCCCACGCCTGCCCGGCCGAGGGTTGCGACCGCCGCTTCTCCCGCTCCGACGAGCTCACCCGCCACCTCCGCATCCACACGGGCCACAAGCCCTTCCAGTGCCGCATCTGCATGCGGAGCTTCAGCCGCAGCGACCACCTCACCACCCACATCCGCACCCACACCGGCGAGAAGCCCTTCGCCTGCGAGTTCTGCGGCCGCAAGTTCGCCCGCTCCGACGAGCGCAAGCGGCACGCCAAGATCCACCTcaagcagaaggagaagaaggcCGAGAAGGGCTCGGGTGGGCAGCCCCCCGCCgcgccccccgccgccgccgccaccaCCTCGCCCCCCGTCGCCCTCGCCCCCGCCGTCACCACGTGCGCTTGAGGGACTGTGGGGGGCGGCGCGGTGGcaccccttctcctccccttgcTCTCGGCACCGCTCCGGGGGGAACCCCACGGTGTTCAGGATACCGGGGTTGTGCTGCGACGGGTCCGCTCTGCCCGCACTCGGATTGACCGGGTCCAGGCTGCCCGCACCTGGATCCTGCCTGCACTTGGATCGACGGGTCTCGCGCTGCCCGCACCCGGATTGCCCGGACTGGCGCTACCCGCGCTGGGATTTGCCCGCACCACCTGGATCCCGGCTGCCTGCTCCCGCACCTTCCACATCCCGGCTGCTTCCACCTGCACTGCCCGGGGCCGGGCCGCCCGCACTGCCTGGATCCCGGCTGCCTGCTCCCGCACCTTCCACATCCCGGCTGCTTCCACCTGCACTGCCCGGGGCCGGGCCGCCCGCACTGCCTGGATCCCGGCTGCCTGCTCCTGCAACTCCCGGATCCCGGCTGCCCACAACCGCAGCGCCTGGGGCCGGGCTGCCCGCACCCTCCTTGCCCGGTTCTCCCGGATCCCCTGCTGTCCGCACCCTGTTCCCGGATCCCTGCTCCCGCACCTGGATTACTAGCACCTCCCGGATCCCGGTTGGATTGCCCCATCCCGGCTCTCCCGGCTCCGATTCTCCCGCACCCCACGGCCCTCACACGGCACCTCCCGGGTCCATCCCGCCCGCACCCGCCCGGCCTGGCTCCGTGCTGCCTGGGCGGCGGATCCCGGGAATAATCCCGGCTGACCTGGATCCCAGGGCTCGGTCCGACCCGCCCGCCCTGCCGGGGCTGGGTGCTCCAGGATCGGGCCCCCCACACACCCACCCCAGTCCCGTCCTGCCCGGCTCTTCTGGGGCTGGGCTCTCCAGGATCCGTGATggacggatggatggatggatggatggatggatggatggatggatggatggagctgATCTGGCTCCTCTCCTCGCCAGGCCTGGAGCCCCTGTTGTCCCCCCCGGCCCCGTGtcccccccgtgtccccaagCACTGGCTCCCCGTGTTGGAGGTAAGAGGGCTCAGCCCCCCAAGCCGGGCTGGTGGGGCGGGGGGCAGCTCTGCGGGTCCCCCCAACTCCGGGGGCGGCGGGGAACTATGTCCCGGCAGcagcttttgggtttgttttcttatttttgttttcttttcctttttattattttttgtttgtttgttttcagcagaagagaaattctttacagaaatacaggaaaaaaaaaagcaccccAGTATTTTGCTGAATACTTTTTATAAtgtgagatatttttattttattttatttggtcACTTTAAAACAACCACCCAACTatggaggagaaaaatcaattagtcctctattttattattttatttttttttctttctccttctggtATGTGCATGTCATTGCATgactgctctgatttttttcttcttttgttttaataaaactgtGCTCAGACATTTAAGCTAAActaagcaaaaataataatgacttaaaaagaaaaaaaaatctttgttgcCAAAAGGTCGTGCTATCCAGGTTTGATGtctgcatgtgaaaaaaaaaccacaaaaaaaacacattaaaaacgtacaaaaataaagagaagaggaagaatgCAGTCTAATTTATGTGAactgaaaggaacaaaaaaaaacaaacaaaaaaaaaaacaaaccacaatcAGGTTTAACCACACAAACCTAAGGGAATGATATTTTTTGAAAGACTTTTGTATAAAGTTGAGtacttagagaaaaaaaaatcataccagatgtaatatattttgtggatgtttttatttcttggattTATAGTACCTTATActaaggttaaaaaaaaaattatgcttgaTATTGTGAAAAGGTGATAATTTTCACACACATTTCATTTGCTCATTTGTCATGTTGTAATGCAAATATGATAGTTAATGCATACAgcatttttaagggaaaaaatcagaaatattgaACTGATGTATTGTTGTACCATTTGCACTGTGAGCAAATGCTAATGCAGTAAATATATTGTGTTTGCTGACAATCAAAATCTGTAGTAAATATctttatttgcttaaaaattatCTATATTGGTTtggaaagtaaaagaaaaaaaggttttaatgTGTAAGGGGAGTGTAAAAAGGGTTGAAATGTGCAGGGAAGTGGGTGCTGTGTCTCTTTATGGGCGACTTTGAAACCTGTCtgtacagaattattttttttttcctagtgctgtatttccttaaatattatttttatatgatttttttttaaaaaaataacccacttttttttctcagtcccccctccctctccttcagTTCTATCCACAGGACGGCACAGCAAGACCCAGCTGGGTGGCCCCGAAGGCGACTGGCTCCATCCTCGCATCCCCCATTTCCTGGGATAGGGAGAACCCAACCGGGATGGGGGGCACCCAACAGGGATGGGGGGTGGGGCACCCACCCTCTCCCCAAAAATCCGCCACCTCCTTGCTTTGCCCTTGACCTCCCGTCTTTCTCTGCTCGTGCCACCACCGCCTTGACCCCGTCACCATTTTGCCGGCGGCTTCCGCGGCTGCCAGGATAACTTTGGGCCACCAAAGAGGATAGCGCCGCTTCAGCCGGTAATGCCCCCGCGCCCTTCACCCGCCAAATCGTCTCGGGGGCAGTGCCcacaggggattttttttttcccagcctggatcACTCAGGATAAAAATAACCTGCCGGGTTTCTGCACTGGCACTCGCACGGGCACGAGGAATGAGTGGGAGAAGGAGTTTTAGAGGCGCTTGGATGTTTGGAGCGGTGGCGTGTGGTGGTTGGATCCTTCTCCAGAGATGGGGATGGAGGACTGAGGCTCCCGGCGCTGGGATTGTGCTGGAGGatcccagagcagggctctgggggTCCCTCGGTCTGCGCGggtccagctctgctggggtggAGCGTGACCGGTTGAGTATCCCACAAAAGTCCTCTTTCCTGAGGCCttgctggcactgctggtggCTGCCATTGGCACCGTGGTCTTTCCTGGTGTTCCCAGGCTGTGAAAGCCTTGGCAATGTCAGATTTCCAGATTTTTGATTTGGATCTGCAGCTGGgcctggagaagctgctccGGCCAttccagggcagctctgcccatTCCAGGAGGTTTGTTGGGAAGGCTTTAGTTTGGGGAAAATCCAGGGGCTGACGGTGActcagagcacagctggctcagCCAGGGATGGCATCTTGTGCTGCTGAGGACTTGGCTTTGGAGCGCACGGGCGCGGCGCCAGCTGGGCCCCGGTGTCTCTGCGTGGATTCCTGGTGGTTGAGTGCTTGGTGGCCACACGAAGCTGGattgggatgagctgggattGTCCATCCCTCTGTGCTCCGGAGGTCCTGCAGCCATAAGGGGCTGCGGGATGGTTTGGGAGCCCCCACAGTGACCCCGTGTGTGGCTCAGGTGGGCAGGGACCGGAGCCACCACCCACAGGAAGAGccaccacagcccccagcaTCACCTGAGggtgctgtggtgctgctggaggtgccGGAGGTGCCCATTTCATCTGGTGGCTTGTGCTGGAAAACACTGGAGATGAGATGCCCCAGTGAGGAGCCACCCAAGGTTGCACCAAAGCTTTGGGCTCCTTCTACGGGcgaggaggagaaggaggaggagggaaggagcccACCAAGCCCTGGGGGACCTGCTTTGCCAGCCAGGCCCGGGCATCGTGCTGGGCAGGACCTCCCTGGTGTAGAGCAGGAAGGTGAGGAGCACCCTTGGGTGGCAAAACACGGGGAGTGCGTGCAGCACCTTGCACGAAAAATGTTGGTTGCTACGGAAACATGGCACTTTCCATGCCCGTTCTGGGCTATCTGTGttctggggaggagggaagggctTCCAGTCACGTACCAGCTCCACAGaacttgctgcttttccctcctcaACGGGAGCACCAGGGTCCTGAGGAGGCCACCAACACCTCACTCCTCCCTGCTGAGGGTCTTCGGGGTTTTGCAGGATGTGGTTGGATCCAAGAGCTCTCCACAGGATGGGATTTGCTGCTCAGGAGGAGCACCAAGAGCTGAGACCCCGTCCCTGGGCTCGGGAGCGATGAGGATCCACAGCCAGAAGCTCCTGGTTTTCTGCTGGAGTACAGATGTTGATGGGATCCCTCCCTGATCTTCTCGCCTCTGGCTCAGCTTCTGGCACTGCCTGGCAGGAGACATCATCCACAGATTGCCTGGATGGTTCTGAATGGCCTGACCCTCATCTCCCACCCCGTGGGACTGTGTGGATCCATCCCCACCCCTGGATGAGCGTTCTGGAGGAAGGGGCCGGACTCATCCTCCCGGCACGTGCCCGGGACAGGAGGACAAACAGCAGAGCCTCCAAGGAAGATGCTCCCTGAGTCCTGTGGCCGTCAGGATGGCAGATCCAGGCTCATCCCAGCTGTGTCTTGTCCCACCCGCTGCACCCCGAGGTGACAGTGAGGGGCATCACGGTGgggccagggccaggagcagcagccggCAAAACCTTCCTGGTCCCAgccttcctctttctcctcacCCTGCCCGTACCTGGATGGGGATGTGAGGGACCCTCCTGGCTGCCTCCCCTTGGGGTTTGCTCTGAcaccccccagcaccccaaaatcGATCTCTTTCCCTCAGGCCACCTTGCAACCTCCCCTTTCCACCCATCCCAGCACAAAATGGAACAACTGGTGGGGGTTGCCATCCTCCCGACTGGTGTCCCTCGCCTCAGATCTGCCCCCCCTGCTCCTTTTGGGCTAATCCCTGTCCTCAGCGGTGTCGGTAACACCTTCCCAGTTTAGCATCATCCTCCCTGGCTGTAATTACCGCGCTGTTTACCTCCACCTGCTAATTGATAAAGCCACTCCTGACGCTCGGCCCGAGCCTCCGCCCCGTGCGCTGGCATGTGGCTGGTGGCACCAGCCCGGTGGCACCAAGCCTGTTCCCACCCCCAGGATGTCACCCTGGGCTGATAACAGGGGCTCCAAGGGCACCCAAATCTTGGGAGGGCTCTGCTGCATCCCAGGGTCACAGATGGTGGTGGCTGATAGGTCAGTGCTGAGGACAAGGTGGAGTTTTGGTCACCAAAATGACTTTGCTGTCCCTCTCGCCCCCATCCAGCCTCCTCAAGGTGGATTTGGGGGATTTCTCCCCAAAATTGCGTGTTCCTGCTCTTCCAAAGGTGACACATATGCCTTGGATTTCCCTGACTGGGgcagtcctgctgctcccactgctctggCCCACTGCAGAGTGTCCCTGGGGAacccctgcccatggccatCCTGGGATGCACCCGGAAATCCCTTCCTTGTGCCCTCACCCACCGCAGGAACTAACGCTGGGCATCCCCTCTCCATGCCCTCACCCACACCACGGATGACCCAGGCAATTCCTTCTCCTTGCCCATCCAAGGGGTGATCCAGGCAATTCCTTCTCCTTGCCCACCCCGGGGactctccacagctcccagcGGTTTAACtccactccctccctccccatttCCAGATTTTCACGGAAATCGGACGAATTTCAGGCTCTTTTCCCTGCGCGCCTTGCCCGTGACATCACGCTCCTCCCGCCATATGACGTCACGCCCCCAGCGTGGCGTCACTGCTGCGCGCGTCCCCGGAGGGGGGTGGATGGGTATGCGCGCTCCCGGAAGGGGCGGGGCCAAAAGCGGCGGCACTTCCGGGAGCGGCGCGGGGCGGAGGGGGAACATGAGCTGGTGAGTGCGGGGGGACCCCCGGGGCGCCGGGAGCACCGGGACAGGGTGGAGGAACCCGCAGCGGGAGCGGAGGGAGGGTGGGATCTGGAGCCGCGGGCACCGGCCCGGCCGGTCCCGGCTCCTCAGCTTGGACACTGCGGTTGAGGAGGAACCGGGGATGGGCCCGGAGCGGGCCCCGGTGCTGAGCGGCCTTTGCCCGGTGGGAGCCCCGGTGGAAGGCCTTGGAGCGGGGCTGGTGCTGCCGGGGCTTGTCCCGGTGCTGGCCCTGGGTGCGGCCCCGCTGGGGTTCGCAGTGCTGGCCTGGTTTGTCCCGGTGCTGACTCTGGAGTGGAGCCAGGGCTGGCCAGGTTTGTCCTTGTGCTGTCCCCGGTAGGGTCCCCAGTGCTGGCCAGGGGTGGTCTCAGTGCTGGGTCTGGAACTGGCCTGGAGAGAACCCTGGTGCTGGCATGGCTTGTCCTGGTGGAGACCCTGGGACTGGTCCTGGTGGGGTCCCCAGTGCTGTCCCAGTGCTGGCCGGGTTTGTCCCAGTGCTGGCCGGGTTTGTCCCAGTCCTGGCTGGGTTTGTCCCAGTCCTGGCCGGGTTtgtcccagtgctggctgggTTTGTCCCAGTCCTGGCCGGGTTTGTCCCAGTCCTGGCTGGGTTTATCCCAGTCCTGGCTGGGTTTGTCCCTGCTGTCTGTAGTCACCCATACAGGTGTGCACCCCTCACAGCACCCCGTGaccccttcccaccctccccctcctctctgccccctgcccaggtgctgctgcaggtacATGGAGAGTCCCCATTGGCTCTGAAATGCTGTAAAACCACCTTCAACTCCATAAAAGtaaagctttttcatttcaaaaagaggaaagaattcCCATGTGTTTGAAACAAACTGATGAGGGCTCAGTTTGGACACACTGGTTCCTTTGGTGCTTATTTAATTGAATTGTGTTAGAAATTAATAGTATTAGAAATTAATCTGCGTTGCCGCGTGTGATTTCTCATCCTGGGTAGACCTGAAGATCCAGTGCTGTTGTGAGAGGCAAAGGATGGGATGGATCAAGACataaaaaggcttttccttgCCTGAAAGGTTGAGTTCCATAGTGACAATGGAAAATTTTTTGGGTTGGGAGCTGTGGAAGTTGTGGTTTGGAAATGTACTGCAAGAACGTAATCAGACACACCCAGGTACTGATTAAAATTGGGAATTTGGgctaaaaatacacatttgtcCACTGGAATcactttggttttgctttgctcaTCTCAGAACAGCAACAGTTATGGACAGTACGGGCTAACGAGGACTTggagccttttttttcccagggaatcTGAGGGAAGGGACTCTGGAAGGGACTCTCTGGTCCAGGAAGAGCTTCAGACTCAAAATGTAAGGAATAAATAATCCCTTCATGTGTTGGATGAGGAATAATTTGGGTGCAGGGTATCCACACTTCCACTTGCACTTCCCAGTGTCCATCCAGGCTCGGGGACTGTCACTTGTCACCACAATACACGTGACGTTTTCTGGCAGACCTTTTTCTGGGAGATCGGGTGTTTTCACCTCTTTCTGGGGAGGAATCTGAGGTCCTTGCCCGGCGAGTGGGGGGAACTGGGGACTCCAGGGAATTCTGAgtctcctctttcttctctggCCGCGTCATCCTCCGGGGTGCGGCGGCCGCGCTGACGCACAAGGGGCTCGGAGCTCGTGGGGTTCCAGCGCCGTGGCAGCTGCACAATCGCCCTCAGTCCAGCTCTGGACCATGCACCCTCCCGGCCGGTCCTTCCCGGAGCTGCCCTCCCGGGATGAATCGGGCCATTCACGAGGGCCGGGGGTCAGGGCCCGGTGTGACGTC
It encodes:
- the EGR3 gene encoding early growth response protein 3, which encodes MDIGLANEKAGQELSSYSGTFQPAPGNKTVTYLGKFAFDSPSNWCQDNIISLMSAGILGVPPSSGALTSTQSSAGSMGPPQGEVDQMYPALPPYSSCSDLYPEPVSFHDPQSNPGLTYSPQDYQAAKPALDSNLFPMIPDYNLYHHPNDMGTITEHKPFQSLDPIRVNPPPITPLETIKAFKDKQIHPGFGGLPQPPLTLKPIRPRKYPNRPSKTPLHERPHACPAEGCDRRFSRSDELTRHLRIHTGHKPFQCRICMRSFSRSDHLTTHIRTHTGEKPFACEFCGRKFARSDERKRHAKIHLKQKEKKAEKGSGGQPPAAPPAAAATTSPPVALAPAVTTCA